A single region of the Schizosaccharomyces osmophilus chromosome 3, complete sequence genome encodes:
- the cds1 gene encoding DNA replication checkpoint kinase Cds1: MEDTEDATQATQVTVNEGEKSSELGTQSENVYLKLVMTRMGDGKTQVIPLSRDVHNGVWRFGRHRTCEVSIGGPRVSNFHFEIYQGHASEMESRDNVIFLHDHSSNGTYLNLERLPKNGRTILSHGDEIRVGLGVPKDEIRFLCQIPYNKSESMRKEVISSEENRYEVLRTLGTGTFAIVKLAVDLETGEYYAIKVINKKKILLTSSEKRATEMFQREIEIIKTLHHPGVVRCREVFETGEEIFIVMEYVEGGDLMDFLIANGSIDEQDSKPLLKEILETLIYLHESGIAHRDIKPENILITKDFHLKLSDFGLAKVLHGQGTFLETFCGTMGYLAPEILQSKTTPPVGGYGNKVDIWSLGCVLYVTLTATIPFAAPSQEESIKLISKADFPMSPLLENEVSSEGIDLITQMFQLDPQKRISGREALDHPWFKTGSSIQVLESPPLSECEHNPTEQIHSPL; this comes from the exons ATGGAGGATACAGAAGATGCTACTCAGGCTACGCAAGTAACTGTAAATGAGGGCGAAAAATCCTCCGAGTTGGGAACGCAAAGTGAAAATGTCTACTTAAAGCTGGTTATGACTCGAATGGGTGATGGGAAAACACAAGTCATACCTCTTTCGCGAGATGTTCATAATGGTGTTTGGAGATTTGGTAGACATCGTACTTGCGAGGTTTCCATAGGAGGTCCTAGGGTTAGCAATTTTCACTTTGAAATCTATCAG GGTCATGCTAGTGAAATGGAATCACGGGATAACGTTATATTTTTACACG ATCACTCTTCTAATGGCACATACTTAAACTTG GAGAGGTTACCAAAAAATGGTCGCACTATTTTATCGCATGGAGATGAAATTCGGGTTGGTTTAGGAGTAccaaaagatgaaattC GATTTTTATGCCAAATTCCTTATAACAAGTCAGAGAGCATGAGAAAAGAAGTGATTTCGTCGGAGGAAAATAGATACGAAGTTCTTCGGACCCTTGGTACAGGGACATTCGCTATAGTAAAATTAGCGGTTGATTTAGAAACCGGCGAATACTACGCCATCAAAGTCatcaacaagaaaaaaattttactCACCAGTTCCGAAAAACGTGCTACGGAAATGTTTCAGcgagaaattgaaataataaaaacgCTACATCAT CCTGGCGTTGTGCGATGCCGGGAAGTTTTCGAAACTGGCGAAGAAATATTTATTGTCATGGAATATGTGGAAGGAGGAGATCTTATGGATTTCCTAATTGCAAATGGTTCAATAGATGAACAAGACAGCAAGCCtttattgaaagaaatcctAGAAACccttatttatttacatgaATCTGGTATTGCCCATAGAGATATTAAACCAGAG AATATTTTGATTACCAAAGACTTTCATTTAAAACTTTCTGATTTTGGTTTAGCTAAAGTTCTTCATGGCCAGGGCACATTCTTGGAAACCTTTTGCGGAACAATGGGTTATCTGGCCCCAGAAATTTTACAATCCAAGACCACTCCTCCTGTGGGTGGTTATGGTAATAAAGTAGACATCTGGAGTCTTGGATGTGTTCTATATGTTAC ATTAACTGCTACAATCCCATTTGCGGCTCCAAGTCAAGAAGAATCTATCAAACTTATATCCAAAGCAGATTTCCCCATGTCCCCACTACTGGAAAATGAAGTATCTTCGGAGGGAATCGACTTGATCACACAAATGTTTCAACTGGACCCTCAGAAGCGGATTTCTGGAAGAGAAGCATTAGATCATCCTTGGTTCAAAACTGGATCGTCTATTCAGGTTTTAGAATCCCCACCACTTTCAGAATGTGAACACAATCCTACTGAACAAATCCATTCTCCTTTATAG
- a CDS encoding Schizosaccharomyces specific protein, which translates to MPDKNEVEGIKHSLSAPETPTAYILQVHAYYLTEALIRKYFPIENMIITWKDDHRVYLTFDSSEQAQSAYLDSLRLGSQFNAVIKPVYLSHDEILRLCSRKRYRVDMDAAERFVQR; encoded by the coding sequence ATGCCGGATAAAAATGAGGTTGAAGGAATAAAACATTCATTATCGGCGCCTGAAACACCTACAGCGTATATTTTGCAAGTACATGCTTATTATCTAACGGAAGCTCTAATACGCAAATATTTCCCTATAGAAAACATGATAATCACATGGAAAGATGACCATAGAGTGTATCTAACatttgattcttctgaaCAAGCTCAATCGGCCTATTTGGATTCCTTGCGTCTTGGTAGTCAATTCAACGCAGTCATAAAGCCAGTTTACCTCTCTCACGATGAAATTCTTCGGCTATGTAGTAGGAAAAGATATCGTGTTGACATGGATGCTGCTGAGAGGTTCGTCCAACGGTAA
- the ism1 gene encoding mitochondrial isoleucine-tRNA ligase — MKAHIEQRLLTSRIGLRFLSQQANAKKYSNSLCLPKTNFPIRSNERENEQKYTKEITDDLYTWQQKSIPLSKSFILLDGPPYANGRLHIGHALNKILKDMVNRWKLLNGHQIRYVPGWDCHGLPIELKAVQQNVQQGSPSQIRQTAKEFAENAMDDQMNLFRRLGVMADWSSRYTTMSHEYQIAELQVFRTLVEKGMIFRQFKPVYWSPSSRSALAESEIEYNDNHVSSSLYFSFPVNSFTNNGKHYDNVKALVWTTTPWTIPSNLALAFHPDVEYGIFSNGEQKYIAAKNLVPSFQFLEDFEEVGTCTYESIRSLTYQNPLIPEKVFPFLPAEYVSDTTGTGIVHVAPGHGIDDYLLGLEHSLSPFSPVDDNGAYTKDALDGSLDGLNVLNEGGKKVLELMEANGMVVQLTPYKHRYPYDWRNRKPLILRATAQWFITLKSVKDKAIEALQSVKMIPVNGMSRLCGFLNSRPEWCISRQRSWGLPIPVLYEKLSGKPLLTPTSISYIIGKMEVKGVDAWFNDNDDTNWTPPEYRNKEYVRGKETLDVWFDSGSGFTTVPFRKDKPLVDLCLEGSDQHRGWFQSLILIYLAVTDLKNSPFMTLFTHGFVFDEKGMKQSKSLGNVTDPEDILDGNNITSKKQLYGIDLLRLWVGSCDSTNDINLGPNLLNQVGESLKKWRLTCRFCLGNLYDFSLTDGVAYNQLHRIDQVAVAKTVEFQNEVQDNYESLAFNKVVQSILQYMNSFLSSTYFDSIKDRLYSDDPNSLSRRSAQTTLYKILLTIIWSFSPIVPLLSQEVWRSFPKALQPSYSTPFHAGAEFLLQDIQALVKQERGLLMEEYQLLQKIKYSFNLLLQEARSQHGIRSPLETEAVLGIENEGLQNVLKKYGNDLSLILGASNVHVHTSDTTDESKMSSSWALQNNAQSNFGKLQIKMKPVQLTKCLRCWMHTVSEGEICQRCNGVLSP, encoded by the coding sequence ATGAAGGCCCACATAGAACAACGGCTACTAACGTCGAGAATTGGACTTCGTTTTCTTAGTCAACAAGCGAACGCTAAGAAATACTCCAATTcgctttgtttaccaaaaacaaatttccCCATTCGCAGTAACGAACGTGAAAATGAGCAGAAATATACGAAAGAGATAACCGATGATTTATATACATGGCAGCAAAAGAGCATACCGCTTTCAAAGTCTTTCATACTTTTAGACGGACCTCCTTATGCGAATGGAAGGTTACATATTGGTCATGCgttgaataaaattttaaaagataTGGTGAATAGATGGAAACTTTTAAATGGCCATCAAATTAGATACGTTCCCGGATGGGATTGTCATGGGCTTCCTATCGAACTGAAAGCGGTGCAACAAAATGTACAACAAGGGTCCCCATCACAAATAAGACAAACGGCCAAGGAGTTTGCAGAAAATGCCATGGATGATCAGATGAATCTCTTTCGACGTTTAGGCGTTATGGCAGACTGGTCATCCAGATATACAACCATGAGCCATGAGTATCAAATTGCAGAATTACAAGTGTTTCGGACGTTAGTAGAGAAGGGAATGATTTTTCGTCAATTTAAACCTGTATACTGGAGTCCATCCAGTCGTTCTGCCCTTGCTGAATCCGAAATTGAATACAATGATAATCACGTTAGTTCCTCGCTTTACTTCTCATTCCCAGTGAATAGTTTTACTAACAATGGGAAACACTATGATAATGTCAAAGCTTTGGTTTGGACAACTACTCCGTGGACTATACCTTCCAATTTGGCACTTGCCTTTCATCCAGATGTGGAATATGGAATCTTTTCCAATGGTGAACAGAAGTACATTGCAGCAAAGAATTTGGTGCCTTCATTCCAATTTttagaagattttgaagaagttgGGACCTGCACCTATGAAAGTATTCGATCACTAACATATCAAAATCCCTTGATTCCCGAAAAAGTGTTTCCATTTCTACCTGCTGAATATGTTTCGGATACCACTGGTACTGGCATCGTACATGTCGCTCCTGGACATGGAATTGATGATTATTTACTAGGTTTAGAACATTCTCTGTCCCCCTTTTCTCCCGTTGACGACAATGGCGCATACACAAAAGATGCTCTCGATGGATCCCTAGATGGTTTAAATGTATTGAATGAAGGAGGGAAAAAAGTCCTTGAGCTTATGGAAGCTAACGGTATGGTAGTTCAGCTTACTCCTTATAAACATCGTTATCCATATGACTGGCGAAATAGAAAGCCTCTAATATTGAGAGCGACTGCTCAGTGGTTTATTACTTTGAAGTCGGTTAAGGataaagcaattgaagCTCTTCAATCTGTTAAAATGATTCCTGTAAATGGAATGTCACGCCTTTGCGGGTTTTTAAATAGTCGGCCTGAATGGTGTATTTCAAGACAGCGTTCTTGGGGTCTTCCAATTCCTGTACTTTATGAGAAATTATCTGGAAAACCATTACTTACACCAACGAGCATTTCTTATATTATAGGCAAGATGGAAGTAAAAGGGGTTGACGCCTGGTTCAACGATAATGACGATACTAATTGGACTCCTCCAGAAtatagaaataaagaatacGTTCGTGGAAAAGAAACCCTTGATGTTTGGTTTGATTCTGGAAGTGGTTTTACTACAGTACCGTTTCGTAAAGATAAACCTCTTGTAGACTTGTGTCTTGAGGGTAGTGATCAACATAGAGGTTGGTTTCAATCTCTCATTTTGATTTATCTTGCAGTTACCGACTTGAAAAACTCGCCATTTATGACCTTATTTACTCACgggtttgtttttgatgaaaaaggGATGAAACAATCCAAATCCTTGGGGAATGTCACCGATCCGGAAGACATTTTGGATGGAAATAATATTACCTCAAAAAAGCAACTATACGGCATTGACCTGTTGAGACTATGGGTTGGCAGCTGCGATAGCACTAACGATATAAATCTCGGTCCCAACTTATTAAATCAAGTCGGAGaatcattgaaaaaatggaGACTAACTTGCCGATTTTGCTTGGGAAATCTGTacgatttttctttgacgGACGGAGTGGCTTATAATCAACTTCACCGTATCGATCAAGTGGCTGTTGCAAAAACAGTagaatttcaaaatgaagTCCAGGATAATTATGAATCCCTTGCTTTTAATAAGGTTGTTCAAAGTATTTTACAATACATGAAtagctttctttcttccacATATTTTGATTCAATCAAAGATCGATTGTACTCAGATGACCCAAACAGCCTTTCTAGGCGAAGTGCTCAAACTACactttacaaaattttgCTAACAATTATTTGGTCATTTTCGCCTATCGTGCCGCTGTTGTCCCAAGAGGTGTGGAGGAGTTTTCCTAAAGCTTTACAGCCTTCCTATTCTACGCCTTTTCATGCTGGTGCTGAATTTCTGCTTCAGGATATCCAGGCCTTAGTAAAGCAAGAAAGAGGTTTGTTGATGGAAGAGTATCAATTATTGCAAAAAATTAAGTATTCCTTTAACCTATTACTACAAGAAGCAAGAAGTCAACACGGCATTCGAAGCCCTCTAGAAACAGAGGCTGTCTTAGGGATTGAAAACGAAGGATTGCAGAACGTTCTTAAGAAATACGGGAATGATCTATCACTAATTTTAGGTGCCTCTAATGTTCATGTGCATACGTCGGATACTACTGATGAGTCAAAGATGTCTTCATCGTGGGCTCTACAGAATAATGCGCAGTctaattttggaaaattacaaattaaGATGAAACCTGTACAATTGACTAAATGCTTGAGATGTTGGATGCATACTGTCTCAGAAGGAGAAATATGCCAACGTTGCAACGGCGTCCTATCCCCTTAA
- the dom34 gene encoding Dom34-Hbs1 translation release factor complex subunit → MKLVHKNVEKTGSGEITMYPEEPEDMWHLYNILQIGDQLKASTIRRVVKVGATGTTSNSREKMTLKVLIEATDFDTKAAELHIKGKTTEYHPLVRLGSYHTLDLELHRNFTLYKNEWDSFALDRVDAACNPSRNAEIGAVVLEEGIANVCLITDYMTIMRQRINQTIPRKRRGDSSAYQKGLNKFYDTVFQAISTELDFEKLKVIILASPGFVAKGLFDYIMGMAVKLDLKHVFKAKQKFLILHSSTGHIHSLNEVLKNSIVESSLADTKYIQEIRILNKFYQVMNDDDRRAWYGPKHVEKAFEIGAVGELLISDSLFRSSDIATRKKWVGLVDALRETKSTVYIFSSLHESGKQLDLLSGIAAILTYPVEEEDIEEEEEEEES, encoded by the exons ATGAAGTTGGTTCATAAAAATGTAGAGAAAACAGGCTCCGGAGAAATTACAATGTACCCGGAAGAGCCTGAGGACATGTG GCACCTGTACAATATCCTCCAAATTGGCGATCAACTGAAGGCTTCTACGATTCG TCGTGTTGTCAAAGTCGGAGCCACGGGTACCACTTCTAACTCTAGAGAAAAAATGACCTTGAAAGTTTTAATAGAAGCTACGGACTTTGATACAAAGGCAGCTGAATTACACATCAAGGGGAAAACGACAGAATATCATCCCCTCGTAAGGTTGGGTTCATATCACACACTGGATTTGGAGTTGCACAGAAATTTTACCCTTTACAAGAATGAATGGGACTCATTCGCTTTAGATCGGGTAGACGCTGCTTGCAATCCATCTAGAAATGCTGAGATTGGAGCAGTGGTTCTTGAGGAAG GTATCGcaaatgtttgtttaattACCGACTATATGACCATAATGCGTCAAAGAATTAACCAAACAATTCCCAGAAAGCGTAGAGGTGATAGCAGCGCTTATCAAAAG GGTTTAAACAAGTTTTACGATACTGTTTTTCAAGCAATCTCTACAGAgcttgattttgaaaaactcaAAGTCATTATCCTAGCTTCTCCTGGCTTCGTCGCCAAAGGCCTATTTGACTATATTATGGGAATGGCTGTAAAATTGGACCTAAAACACgttttcaaagcaaaacaaaaatttttgattcttcatTCTAGTACTGGCCATATCCATTCTCTTAATGAAGTTCTCAAAAATTCAATTGTTGAATCCAGCCTGGCTGATACAAAATACATTCAGGAAATCCGTATTTTAAATAAGTTTTACCAAGTTATGAATGATGACGATAGACGTGCCTGGTACGGTCCCAAGCATGTCGAAAAGGCTTTTGAAATTGGTGCTGTTGGTGAACTACTAATCAGTGATTCTCTATTTAGAAGCTCTGATATAGCaactagaaaaaaatgggTTGGCCTTGTTGATGCGTTAAGAGAAACCAAGAGCACCGTTTACATTTTTAGCAGCCTTCATGAATCCGGGAAACAACTGGATTTACTGTCTGGAATAGCTGCTATCTTGACATATCCTgtggaagaagaagatatagaggaagaagaagaagaggaagaaagcTAA
- the nup61 gene encoding nucleoporin Nup61, with amino-acid sequence MSKRGADHQLTKDQDESDDDRSGSVELATEASADVIAARKIAKPKTRKRTAGMSQQGGLFSGLAKPESGKPVASPFAFDKQANVVSSTNKYETLLKKRGLNKAFLDSVQKSLENDPFGNLSILMEEYKKHLGSIESSVSSVDLNKAQNESMPTSEAESVKSSQMDFSKSSNDNEVATENTSTKPSESTLPVPGAPRFGFSAPDLSKSFQFNPSSLTPTGPLAAFNKEITKPNEEKKSAFGSETQAKTPFSFGQKSSFTPTFSFQKTSQEQGEKKPSTDLSSENKEENDTQKKGLNFSWDPSKPIKFEAPEKKFTFTNPLSAKKPAPTPEVNPPNAASIGFSFGTNPNPFSFAAKPPASVNNEGTTDEKNEGVEQPETAEEGKEEDKKDEEKQDNSLVVSKGQGEENEDSIFETRAKLYRFNSTSKSYTDIGLGPLKLNVDRTSNAARLLARVDGNGKLLLNVRLCKDFEYKLAGDKALTVPAASDDGKGLVTYLIRVKEKGTAEQLLKNLNEKKATL; translated from the exons ATGTCGAAACGCGGTGCTGATCATCAACTTACAAAGGATCAAGATGAATCCGATGATGATCGTAGTGGTTCTGTTGAATTAGCAACCGAAGCATCAGCCGATGTCATTGCCGCTAGAAA AATTGCTAAGCCCAAAACAAGGAAGCGTACTGCTGGAATGTCTCAACAGGGAGGGCTTTTTTCAGGACTGGCAAAACCAGAATCTGGTAAACCTGTAGCCTCTCCCTTTGCATTTGACAAGCAAGCAAATGTGGTTTCTTCAACTAATAAATATGAAACATTACTGAAGAAACGAGGTTTGAACAAGGCATTTTTGGATAGTGtacaaaaaagtttagaaAATGATCCATTTGGGAACCTTTCAATTTTAATGGAAGAGTACAAAAAACATCTTGGCTCTATCGAGAGCTCTGTATCATCTGTGGATTTAAACAAGGCACAGAATGAATCCATGCCCACTTCAGAGGCAGAGTCTGTAAAATCTTCGCAGATGGATTTTAGCAAGAGTTCTAACGATAACGAAGTTGCTACTGAAAATACTTCTACAAAACCATCTGAATCTACTTTGCCTGTCCCAGGTGCTCCAcgttttggattttctgCACCTGATCTTAGCAAATCTTTTCAGTTCAACCCATCTTCACTTACTCCAACAGGTCCTTTGGCTGCCTTCAATAAGGAAATCACCAAACCaaatgaagagaaaaagtCAGCTTTTGGATCTGAAACTCAGGCTAAGACCCCCTTCTCTTTTGGACAGAAATCCTCTTTCACACCAACCTTTTCCTTCCAAAAGACTTCACAAGAGCAAGGAGAAAAGAAGCCTAGCACTGATTTAAGCAGTGAGAACAAAGAGGAAAATGATACTCAGAAGAAGGGGTTAAATTTTTCATGGGATCCCAGCAAGCCCATCAAATTTGAAGCTCCTGAAAAGAAGTTTACTTTCACAAACCCTTTGTCAGCTAAAAAACCAGCTCCGACTCCCGAAGTAAATCCTCCCAATGCCGCATCGATTGGCTTCTCTTTCGGTACCAATCCTAACCCATTCTCTTTTGCAGCCAAACCTCCCGCTAGTGTAAATAATGAAGGAACGACtgacgaaaaaaatgaaggagTAGAACAACCAGAGACCGCGGAGGAGGGTAAAGAAGAGgataaaaaagatgaagaaaagcaggACAATTCTTTAGTTGTTAGTAAAGGTCAAGGAGAAGAGAATGAAGACagtatttttgaaacaagGGCCAAACTTTATCGCTTTAATTCTACTTCAAAGTCTTATACAGACATTGGTCTCGGCCCCCTTAAATTAAATGTTGATAGGACTTCTAATGCTGCCAGACTTCTTGCACGCGTCGATGGAAATGGtaaacttcttttgaatgttCGTTTATGTAAAGACTTTGAGTATAAGTTGGCTGGAGACAAAGCCTTGACTGTTCCAGCGGCTTCTGATGACGGAAAAGGTTTGGTAACTTATTTGATTCGTGTTAAGGAAAAAGGCACGGCTGAACAGTTACTTAAGAATTTGAACGAAAAGAAGGCTACCTTATAA
- the tho3 gene encoding THO complex subunit Tho3 yields the protein MSSSIIEPVPNFSELRTRDLHGHQGSVRSLSWNVSGHRLATSSNDSTVRIWNLDRLDFKFSTELGSRSNGLVEQVIWDPTHSDRLMTVYSGKMIRFWDYRSAKPIAEIQSDYNNIYGSWSPSGRYCCVGSRDDMLSFIDAREWQIMQTFQQPCETNECCWSFSEDLLYMTTGLGTVQIIQWPSLQRVYEINAHTSNCYCIDISPDNERIAIGGADAIVTLWDTDEWICQNSITRSTYPIRSLGFSFDGRFLASGSEDRYIDIADTLTGEQIWKQPTNGPLNKLAWNPTKHVLAYAFTEPTSSGLKIFGI from the exons ATGAGCTCCTCGATTATAGAGCCAGTT CCAAACTTCTCAGAGCTAAGGACTCGCGACCTACACGGTCACCAAGGTTCAGTTCGGTCACTATCATGGAATGTTTCAGGCCATCGTCTCGCAACTTCTTCTAATGATAGCACAGTTCGTATTTGGAATCTGGATCGCTTAGACTTTAAATTCTCAACGGAATTGGGATCGCGTAGCAATGGATTAGTAGAACAAGTAATTTGGGATCCAACTCATTCGGACCGGCTAATGACCGTGTACTCTGGAAAAATGATACGTTTTTGGGACTATCGGA GTGCTAAACCCATCGCAGAAATCCAGAGTGATTACAACAACATTTACGGAAGTTGGAGCCCTTCTGGTCGCTATTGCTGCGTTGGAAGTCGG GATGATATGCTCTCTTTTATTGATGCTAGGGAATGGCAGATTATGCAAACATTCCAGCAACCTTGTGAG acgAATGAATGCTGTTGGTCCTTTAGCGAAGATTTACTGTACATGACTACCGGTTTAGGCACTGTGCAAATTATTCAATGGCCATCTCTTCAACGAGTATATGAAATTAATGCACATACTTCAAATTGCTATTGTATAGATATTAGTCCTGACAATGAGCGGATAGCTATTGGTGGTGCAGACGCGATTGTTACATTATGGGATACTGATGAATGGATATGCCAAAATTCCATAACCAGATCAAC ATATCCGATCCGCTCTCTGGGTTTTAGTTTTGATGGTCGCTTTCTGGCGAGTGGATCCGAAGATCGCTATATCGATATT GCGGATACACTTACTGGTGAACAAATTTGGAAGCAACCGACGAACGGTCCTTTAAATAAACTTGCTTGGAATCCTACAAAACATGTTTTGGCATATGCTTTTACCGAACCTACTAGCAGTGGcttaaaaatttttggaatataa